One genomic window of Papaver somniferum cultivar HN1 unplaced genomic scaffold, ASM357369v1 unplaced-scaffold_150, whole genome shotgun sequence includes the following:
- the LOC113336160 gene encoding tyrosine/DOPA decarboxylase 1-like: protein MGSLPANNFESMSLCSQNPLDPDEFRRQGHMIIDFLADYYKNVEKYPVRSQVEPGYLKKRLPESAPYNPESIETILEDVTNDIIPGLTHWQSPNYFAYFPSSGSIAGFLGEMLSTGFNVVGFNWMSSPAATELESIVMNWLGQMLTLPKSFLFSSDGSSGGGGVLQGTTCEAILCTLTAARDKMLNKIGRENINKLVVYASDQTHCALQKAAQIAGINPKNFRAIATSKATNFGLSPNSLQSTILADIESGLVPLFLCATVGTTSSTAVDPIGPLCAVAKLHGIWVHIDAAYAGSACICPEFRHFIDGVEDADSFSLNAHKWFFTTLDCCCLWVKDSDSLVKALSTSPEYLKNKATDSKQVIDYKDWQIALSRRFRSMKLWLVLRSYGIANLRTFLRSHVKMAKHFQGLIGMDNRFEIVVPRTFAMVCFRLKPAAIFRKKIVEDDHIEAQTNEVNAKLLESVNASGKIYMTHAVVGGVYMIRFAVGATLTEERHVTGAWKVVQEHTDAILGALDGKTTTIHEILD from the coding sequence ATGGGAAGTCTTCCAGCTAATAACTTTGAAAGCATGTCGCTGTGTTCGCAAAATCCACTTGATCCAGATGAATTCAGAAGGCAAGGTCACATGATTATTGATTTCCTTGCTGATTACTACAAAAATGTTGAGAAATATCCAGTTAGAAGCCAAGTCGAGCCcggttatttgaagaaaaggtTACCCGAATCAGCTCCGTACAAtcctgaatccattgaaaccatTCTTGAAGATGTGACAAATGATATCATCCCTGGTCTAACTCACTGGCAAAGTCCAAATTACTTTGCTTATTTTCCTTCTAGTGGTTCTATCGCTGGTTTCCTAGGGGAAATGCTAAGTACCGGATTTAATGTTGTCGGGTTTAATTGGATGTCATCTCCGGCCGCAACTGAGTTGGAGAGTATTGTTATGAATTGGCTTGGCCAGATGCTTACGCTTCCCAAATCATTTCTCTTTTCATCAGACGGAAGTTCGGGAGGTGGAGGAGTTTTGCAAGGGACTACTTGTGAAGCCATTTTATGTACTCTAACTGCGGCAAGAGATAAAATGCTGAACAAAATTGGTAGAGAAAATATTAACAAGTTGGTTGTTTATGCTTCTGATCAAACCCATTGTGCACTACAGAAAGCTGCTCAAATTGCTGGGATTAATCCTAAGAATTTCCGTGCTATCGCAACCTCCAAGGCTACAAATTTTGGTCTCTCTCCAAATTCACTTCAATCGACAATTCTTGCTGATATCGAATCCGGGTTAGTTCCATTGTTTCTCTGTGCCACTGTCggaacaacttcttcaacagCCGTAGATCCTATTGGCCCACTTTGCGCGGTGGCAAAATTGCACGGTATTTGGGTTCACATTGATGCTGCATATGCTGGAAGTGCATGTATCTGCCCAGAGTTCAGGCACTTCATCGATGGTGTGGAAGATGCAGACTCATTTAGTCTAAATGCACACAAGTGGTTCTTTACTACTTTGGATTGttgctgtttatgggtgaaagacTCTGATTCACTGGTCAAGGCATTATCAACAAGTCCAGAATATTTGAAGAACAAAGCAACTGATTCCAAACAAGTTATCGATTACAAAGATTGGCAAATAGCGCTCAGCAGAAGATTCCGATCCATGAAACTCTGGTTAGTACTTCGCAGCTATGGAATTGCTAACTTAAGAACCTTCCTTAGGAGTCATGTTAAAATGGCTAAGCACTTTCAGGGGCTCATTGGTATGGACAACAGGTTTGAGATTGTAGTTCCTAGAACATTTGCCATGGTGTGCTTTCGCCTTAAACCAGCTGccatttttaggaaaaaaatagTTGAAGATGATCACATTGAAGCTCAAACAAATGAGGTAAATGCGAAATTGCTTGAATCAGTCAATGCGTCCGGGAAGATATACATGACTCATGCTGTTGTTGGAGGGGTGTACATGATTCGGTTTGCCGTCGGGGCAACACTGACAGAGGAAAGACATGTCACTGGGGCTTGGAAGGTGGTACAGGAGCATACAGATGCCATACTCGGTGCCTTGGATGGTAAAACTACTACCATTCATGAAATTCTCGATTAA